In one Sander lucioperca isolate FBNREF2018 chromosome 7, SLUC_FBN_1.2, whole genome shotgun sequence genomic region, the following are encoded:
- the slc25a44a gene encoding solute carrier family 25 member 44a, producing the protein MHQKGAIQIIEWEDLDKRKFYSLGVFMTLTTRATVYPASLIRTLLQVQKGKALYSGTFDAFCKILRAEGVRGLYRGFMVNTFTLISGQAYITTYELVREYVSQYSPSNTVKSVVAGGAASLVAQTITVPIDVVSQQLMMQGQGEHLTRFKAKPKRMLATTKRRLTFGQSRDITVQIFAADGFRGFYRGYVASLLTYIPNSALWWPFYHFYAEQLSLLAPSECPHLILQALAGPMAAATASTITNPMDVVRARVQVEGRSSVVETFKQLLAEEGVWGLTKGLSARIISSTHTSVLIVVGYETLKRLSLRAELVESRHW; encoded by the exons ATGCATCAGAAAGGTGCAATCCAAATTATCGAATGGGAGGACCTGGACAAGAGGAAGTTCTACTCCCTGGGTGTGTTCATGACTTTGACCACCAGGGCCACCGTCTACCCGGCCAGCCTCATCCGCACTCTGCTCCAGGTGCAGAAGGGGAAGGCCCTCTACTCCGGCACATTTGATGCTTTCTGTAAGATCCTGCGAGCGGAGGGTGTGCGAGGCCTCTACCGTGGCTTTATGGTCAATACGTTCACCCTGATCTCAGGACAGGCTTATATCACCACCTATGAACTGGTGCGCGAGTATGTGTCCCAGTACTCGCCCAGTAACACGGTAAAGTCCGTGGTGGCTGGAGGCGCAGCTTCCCTGGTGGCCCAGACCATCACTGTGCCCATAGATGTGGTGTCCCAGCAACTGATGATGCAAGGACAGGGGGAACACCTGACTCGTTTCAAGGCCAAACCGAAAAGGATGCTCGCAACAACTAAGCGCAGACTGACGTTTGGGCAAAGCCGTGACATTACGGTGCAGATATTCGCAGCCGATGGTTTCAGGGGATTTTACAGGGGCTACGTGGCATCCCTACTCACGTACATCCCAAACAGTGCACTCTGGTGgcctttttatcatttttatgcAG AGCAGCTGTCCTTGTTGGCACCGAGTGAGTGCCCCCATCTGATTCTGCAGGCTTTGGCAGGACCAATGGCGGCAGCAACCGCCTCCACCATCACCAACCCCATGGATGTTGTTCGAGCCAGAGTACAG GTGGAGGGCCGTTCATCTGTTGTCGAGACATTCAAGCAGCTGCTGGCAGAGGAGGGGGTCTGGGGTTTGACCAAGGGGTTGTCGGCCCGCATCATTTCCTCCACGCACACGTCGGTGCTCATCGTGGTTGGATACGAGACTCTGAAGAGACTAAGCCTGCGAGCTGAGCTCGTAGAGTCCAGACACTGGTGA
- the wdr61 gene encoding WD repeat-containing protein 61 — protein MSTQYSILFKQEHAHDDAIWTAAWGKSEADGTETIVTGSLDDMVKVWKWSDEKLELQWTLEGHQLGVVSVDISHNGAIAASSSLDAHIRLWDLESGKQIKSMDAGPVDAWSVAFSPDSKYIATGSHLGKVNIFGVESGKKEYSLDTRGKFILSIAYSPDGKYLASGAIDGIINIFDIATGKLLHTLEGHAMPIRSLTFSPDSQLLVTASDDGYIKIYDVQHANLAGTLSGHGSWVLNVAFSPDNTHFVSSSSDKSVKVWDASSRACINTFFDHQDQVWCVKYNSNGSKIISAGDDRAIHIYDCPM, from the exons ATGAGCACTCAA TATAGCATTCTTTTCAAGCAAGAACACG CACACGATGATGCTATCTGGACAGCAGCGTGGGGTAAAAGTGAGGCGGATGGGACAGAAACTATAGTCACTGGCTCACTAGATGATATGGTGAAAGTCTGGAAATG GTCAGATGAGAAGCTGGAGCTGCAGTGGACTCTGGAGGGCCACCAGCTGGGTGTGGTGTCAGTGGACATCAGTCACAACGGAGCGATCGCCGCCTCCAGCTCCCTCGACGCTCACATTCGTCTCTGGGACCTAGAGTCTGGGAAACAGATCAAGTCCATGGATGCCGGACCAG TTGACGCATGGTCAGTTGCCTTCTCCCCAGACTCTAAATACATTGCCACAGGAAGCCATCTTGGCAAGGTCAACATCTTTGGTGTGGAAAGTGGCAAGAAGGAATATTCCCTGGACACTCGAGGAAAATTCATCCTGAGTATAGCTTAC AGCCCTGATGGAAAATATTTGGCCAGTGGTGCCATCGATGGAATCATCAACATCTTTGACATTGCAACCGGAAAGCTGCTCCACACACTGGAAG GTCACGCCATGCCCATCAGATCCCTCACTTTCTCCCCCGACTCCCAGCTCCTGGTCACAGCCTCCGACGACGGCTACATCAAGATATATGACGT GCAACATGCCAACCTGGCCGGCACACTGAGTGGACACGGATCCTGGGTTCTGAATGTGGCCTTCTCCCCAGATAACACCCACTTTGTCTCGAG CTCATCTGACAAGAGTGTGAAGGTTTGGGACGCCAGCTCCAGAGCGTGTATCAACACTTTCTTCGACCATCAGGACCAG GTGTGGTGTGTGAAGTACAACAGCAACGGCTCAAAGATCATCTCGGCTGGAGACGACCGCGCTATCCACATCTACGACTGCCCCATGTGA